Proteins encoded within one genomic window of Pygocentrus nattereri isolate fPygNat1 chromosome 7, fPygNat1.pri, whole genome shotgun sequence:
- the akt2 gene encoding RAC-beta serine/threonine-protein kinase isoform X1, whose translation MNEVSVVREGWLHKRGEYIKTWRPRYFILKSDGSFIGYKEKPEMSDPSLPPLNNFSVAECQLMKTERPRPNTFVIRCLQWTTVIERTFHVDTNAEREEWIRAIQAVANGLKTREEEEPMDINFGSPGDNSLEGMEMAITKSRTKVTMSDFDYLKLLGKGTFGKVILVREKATGMHYAMKILRKEVIIAKDEVAHTVTESRVLQNTRHPFLTTLKYAFQTHDRLCFVMEYANGGELFFHLSRERVFTEDRARFYGAEIVSALEYLHSRDVVYRDLKLENLMLDKDGHIKITDFGLCKEGITNEATMKTFCGTPEYLAPEVLEDNDYGRAVDWWGLGVVMYEMMCGRLPFYNQDHERLFELILMEEIRFPRSLSPDAKSLLAGLLKKDPKQRLGGSSDDAKEVMGHKFFVSITWQDVLQKKLIPPFKPQVTSETDTRYFDEEFTLQTITVTPPDQYDSLDAEDPDTRTHFPQFSYSASVRE comes from the exons ATGAACGAGGTTAGCGTGGTGAGAGAGGGCTGGCTCCATAAGAGAG GTGAATACATAAAGACGTGGAGGCCTCGTTATTTTATCCTGAAGAGCGATGGCTCGTTTATCGGCTATAAGGAAAAGCCTGAGATGTCCGACCCCAGCCTGCCTCCGCTTAACAACTTCTCTGTAGCAG AATGCCAGCTGATGAAGACCGAGAGACCGCGGCCAAACACCTTCGTCATTCGCTGCCTTCAGTGGACGACGGTCATTGAACGCACCTTCCACGTGGATACCAATGCAGAGAG ggaAGAGTGGATTAGGGCAATTCAGGCTGTGGCCAATGGGCTGAAGACTCGTGAAGAAGAGGAGCCAATGGACATCAACTTTGGTTCCCCAGGAGACAACAGCCTGGAGGGCATGGAGATGGCTATAACCAAATCCCGcaccaaagtg ACGATGAGTGACTTTGACTACCTGAAGCTGTTGGGAAAAGGCACATTTGGGAAGGTAATTCTGGTGAGAGAAAAAGCCACCGGCATGCATTACGCCATGAAGATCCTACGCAAGGAGGTCATCATCGCCAAG GACGAGGTGGCGCATACAGTGACAGAGAGCAGAGTTCTGCAGAACACGCGGCATCCCTTCCTCACG ACACTAAAGTATGCCTTCCAGACACACGACCGCCTTTGTTTTGTGATGGAGTATGCAAATGGTGGCGAG CTGTTCTTTCACTTGTCACGAGAGCGCGTGTTCACAGAGGACAGAGCGCGGTTTTACGGTGCTGAGATCGTTTCCGCGCTGGAATACCTGCACTCCAGAGACGTCGTATACAGGGACCTTAAG CTGGAAAATCTAATGCTGGACAAAGACGGTCATATTAAAATCACAGACTTCGGACTCTGTAAGGAGGGCATCACCAACGAAGCCACGATGAAGACGTTTTGTGGCACCCCAGAGTACTTGGCACCGGAG gtgCTGGAGGATAACGATTATGGTCGTGCGGTGGATTGGTGGGGTTTGGGTGTAGTGATGTATGAGATGATGTGTGGTCGGCTGCCCTTTTACAACCAGGACCATGAGCGTCTGTTTGAGCTCATCCTGATGGAGGAGATTCGCTTCCCCCGAAGCCTCTCGCCTGATGCCAAGTCTCTGCTGGCTGGCTTGCTCAAGAAAGACCCCAAACAGAG GCTGGGAGGAAGTTCTGATGATGCCAAAGAAGTGATGGGCCACAAGTTTTTTGTCTCGATCACCTGGCAAGACGTGTTGCAGAAAAAG CTCATCCCACCGTTCAAGCCTCAGGTGACTTCAGAAACTGACACGCGTTACTTTGATGAAGAGTTCACTCTGCAGACCATCACTGTCACACCTCCAGACCAGT ATGACAGTTTGGACGCTGAAGATCCAGACACGCGCACGCACTTCCCCCAGTTCTCTTACTCTGCCAGCGTTCGGGAGTGA
- the akt2 gene encoding RAC-beta serine/threonine-protein kinase isoform X2, with the protein MNEVSVVREGWLHKRGEYIKTWRPRYFILKSDGSFIGYKEKPEMSDPSLPPLNNFSVAECQLMKTERPRPNTFVIRCLQWTTVIERTFHVDTNAEREEWIRAIQAVANGLKTREEEEPMDINFGSPGDNSLEGMEMAITKSRTKVTMSDFDYLKLLGKGTFGKVILVREKATGMHYAMKILRKEVIIAKDEVAHTVTESRVLQNTRHPFLTTLKYAFQTHDRLCFVMEYANGGELFFHLSRERVFTEDRARFYGAEIVSALEYLHSRDVVYRDLKLENLMLDKDGHIKITDFGLCKEGITNEATMKTFCGTPEYLAPEVLEDNDYGRAVDWWGLGVVMYEMMCGRLPFYNQDHERLFELILMEEIRFPRSLSPDAKSLLAGLLKKDPKQR; encoded by the exons ATGAACGAGGTTAGCGTGGTGAGAGAGGGCTGGCTCCATAAGAGAG GTGAATACATAAAGACGTGGAGGCCTCGTTATTTTATCCTGAAGAGCGATGGCTCGTTTATCGGCTATAAGGAAAAGCCTGAGATGTCCGACCCCAGCCTGCCTCCGCTTAACAACTTCTCTGTAGCAG AATGCCAGCTGATGAAGACCGAGAGACCGCGGCCAAACACCTTCGTCATTCGCTGCCTTCAGTGGACGACGGTCATTGAACGCACCTTCCACGTGGATACCAATGCAGAGAG ggaAGAGTGGATTAGGGCAATTCAGGCTGTGGCCAATGGGCTGAAGACTCGTGAAGAAGAGGAGCCAATGGACATCAACTTTGGTTCCCCAGGAGACAACAGCCTGGAGGGCATGGAGATGGCTATAACCAAATCCCGcaccaaagtg ACGATGAGTGACTTTGACTACCTGAAGCTGTTGGGAAAAGGCACATTTGGGAAGGTAATTCTGGTGAGAGAAAAAGCCACCGGCATGCATTACGCCATGAAGATCCTACGCAAGGAGGTCATCATCGCCAAG GACGAGGTGGCGCATACAGTGACAGAGAGCAGAGTTCTGCAGAACACGCGGCATCCCTTCCTCACG ACACTAAAGTATGCCTTCCAGACACACGACCGCCTTTGTTTTGTGATGGAGTATGCAAATGGTGGCGAG CTGTTCTTTCACTTGTCACGAGAGCGCGTGTTCACAGAGGACAGAGCGCGGTTTTACGGTGCTGAGATCGTTTCCGCGCTGGAATACCTGCACTCCAGAGACGTCGTATACAGGGACCTTAAG CTGGAAAATCTAATGCTGGACAAAGACGGTCATATTAAAATCACAGACTTCGGACTCTGTAAGGAGGGCATCACCAACGAAGCCACGATGAAGACGTTTTGTGGCACCCCAGAGTACTTGGCACCGGAG gtgCTGGAGGATAACGATTATGGTCGTGCGGTGGATTGGTGGGGTTTGGGTGTAGTGATGTATGAGATGATGTGTGGTCGGCTGCCCTTTTACAACCAGGACCATGAGCGTCTGTTTGAGCTCATCCTGATGGAGGAGATTCGCTTCCCCCGAAGCCTCTCGCCTGATGCCAAGTCTCTGCTGGCTGGCTTGCTCAAGAAAGACCCCAAACAGAGGTGA